ACCCTGGTGCAGATGCCAGCGCCCACGGTTCGACCACCCTCACGAATGGCAAACTTGACGCCCTCTTCCATCGCCACTGGCTGGATCAACTCCACCGTCATGTCGATGTGATCGCCGGGCATCACCAT
The window above is part of the Ktedonobacteraceae bacterium genome. Proteins encoded here:
- the tuf gene encoding elongation factor Tu (EF-Tu; promotes GTP-dependent binding of aminoacyl-tRNA to the A-site of ribosomes during protein biosynthesis; when the tRNA anticodon matches the mRNA codon, GTP hydrolysis results; the inactive EF-Tu-GDP leaves the ribosome and release of GDP is promoted by elongation factor Ts; many prokaryotes have two copies of the gene encoding EF-Tu) codes for the protein MVMPGDHIDMTVELIQPVAMEEGVKFAIREGGRTVGAGICTRVES